Proteins from a genomic interval of Lolium perenne isolate Kyuss_39 chromosome 1, Kyuss_2.0, whole genome shotgun sequence:
- the LOC127303171 gene encoding probable WRKY transcription factor 26 codes for MASSAGSLDHAAFTFTPPNFITSFTDLLSGSGPSDGERRSPRGFSQGSRGGVPKFKSAQPPSLPISPPPPGSPFSYFSIPAGLSPAELLDSPVLLNYSNILASPTTGAIPAQKYDWKDLIASQQEELSRGDNSFADFSFHAVNSNAAATSQTNSFPSFKEQQKVVEVSKSIPASTKSSGGNTNSNKQLEDGYNWRKYGQKQVKGSENPRSYYKCTYANCSMKKKVERSLADGRITQIVYKGAHDHPKPLSTRRNSSSSSACAAAVARAEDGPEHSGATPEHSSVTFGDDDADNGSQRSDGAEPEAKRWKEDADNEGSSGGAGGAGGKPVREPRLVVQTLSDIDILDDGFRWRKYGQKVVKGNPNPRSYYKCTTVGCPVRKHVERASHDNRAVITTYEGKHNHDVPVGRGAGASRALPIASSSEISSGPIRPAATGQGPYTLEMLTNPAAGYGGAFQRTKDEPRDDLFVKSLLC; via the exons ATGGCGTCCTCCGCGGGGAGCCTCGACCACGCAGCCTTCACCTTCACGCCGCCCAACTTCATCACCTCCTTCACCGATCTTCTCTCCGGCTCTGGCCCCAGCGACGGGGAGCGGCGCTCGCCGAGGGGGTTCAGCCAGGGGAGCAGGGGCGGGGTGCCCAAGTTCAAGTCCGCGCAGCCCCCCAGCCTGCCcatctcgccgccgccgcccggctCGCCCTTCTCCTACTTCTCCATCCCCGCCGGTCTCAGCCCCGCCGAGCTGCTCGACTCCCCCGTCCTCCTCAACTACTCTAAC ATCTTGGCGTCTCCGACCACCGGCGCGATCCCGGCGCAGAAATACGACTGGAAAGATCTCATCGCCTCCCAGCAAGAGGAGCTCAGCAGAGGAGACAACAGCTTCGCCGACTTCTCCTTCCACGCAGTCAACTccaacgccgccgccacctcTCAAACAAACTCTTTCCCGTCCTTCAAG GAACAACAGAAAGTGGTGGAAGTGAGCAAGAGCATCCCAGCGAGCACCAAGAGCTCCGGCGGCAACACCAACAGCAACAAGCAGCTCGAGGACGGGTACAACTGGAGGAAGTACGGGCAGAAGCAGGTGAAGGGGAGCGAGAACCCCCGGAGCTACTACAAGTGCACCTACGCCAACTGCTCCATGAAGAAGAAGGTCGAGCGCTCCCTCGCCGACGGCCGCATCACGCAGATCGTCTACAAGGGCGCGCACGACCACCCCAAGCCGCTCTCCACGCGCcgcaactcctcctcctcctcggcatgCGCGGCCGCCGTCGCGCGCGCCGAGGACGGGCCCGAGCACTCCGGCGCCACGCCCGAGCACTCCTCGGTCACCTtcggcgacgacgacgccgacAACGGCTCGCAGCGCAGCGACGGCGCCGAGCCCGAAGCCAAGCGCTGGAAGGAGGACGCGGACAACGAAGGCAGCTCCGGCGGCGCGGGGGGCGCCGGCGGCAAGCCCGTGCGCGAGCCCAGGCTCGTCGTGCAGACGCTCAGCGACATCGACATACTCGACGACGGCTTCAGGTGGAGGAAGTACGGCCAGAAGGTCGTCAAGGGGAACCCCAACCCGAGGAGCTACTACAAGTGCACCACCGTGGGCTGCCCGGTGCGGAAGCACGTCGAGCGGGCGTCGCACGACAACCGCGCGGTCATCACCACCTACGAGGGCAAGCACAACCACGACGTGCCGGTCGGCCGCGGCGCCGGCGCCAGCCGCGCGCTGCCGATCGCGTCGTCGTCCGAGATCAGCTCGGGGCCCATCCGGCCGGCGGCTACCGGGCAGGGACCCTACACCCTGGAGATGCTCACAAACCCCGCGGCCGGGTACGGCGGCGCGTTCCAGCGCACCAAGGACGAGCCCCGGGACGACCTGTTCGTCAAGTCGCTCCTCTGCTAA